Proteins encoded within one genomic window of Pectobacterium araliae:
- the secG gene encoding preprotein translocase subunit SecG, protein MYEALLVIFLLVSIGLVVLIMLQQGKGADMGASFGAGASATLFGSSGAGNFMTRMTAILATLFFIISLILGNLSSLQKRGGAWDNLSQPEKVEQTTTPVAPSTPASDIPK, encoded by the coding sequence ATGTACGAAGCTCTATTAGTGATTTTCCTGTTAGTATCGATCGGGCTTGTTGTCTTGATCATGCTTCAGCAGGGTAAAGGTGCTGATATGGGGGCCTCGTTCGGAGCAGGTGCTTCTGCCACTTTGTTCGGTTCGAGCGGTGCGGGTAATTTCATGACCCGCATGACTGCGATATTGGCGACCCTGTTCTTCATTATCAGTCTCATTCTGGGCAACTTGAGTTCGCTGCAGAAAAGAGGCGGTGCATGGGATAACCTAAGCCAGCCAGAAAAAGTGGAGCAGACGACAACGCCTGTTGCACCTTCAACGCCAGCGAGTGACATTCCGAAGTAA
- the ftsH gene encoding ATP-dependent zinc metalloprotease FtsH, whose amino-acid sequence MAKNLILWLVIAVVLMSVFQSFGPSESNGRRVDYSTFLTEVNQDQVREARINGREISVIKKDSNRYTTYIPVNDPKLLDNLLTKNVKVVGEPPEEQSLLASIFISWFPMLLLIGVWIFFMRQMQGGGGKGAMSFGKSKARMLTEDQIKTTFADVAGCDEAKEEVSELVDYLREPSRFQKLGGKIPKGILMVGPPGTGKTLLAKAIAGEAKVPFFTISGSDFVEMFVGVGASRVRDMFEQAKKAAPCIIFIDEIDAVGRQRGAGLGGGHDEREQTLNQMLVEMDGFEGNEGIIVIAATNRPDVLDPALLRPGRFDRQVVVGLPDVRGREQILKVHMRRVPLSPDVEPSVIARGTPGFSGADLANLVNEAALFSARGNKRVVSMVEFEKAKDKIMMGAERRSMVMTEKQKESTAYHEAGHAIIGRLVPEHDPVHKVTIIPRGRALGVTFFLPEGDAISASRQKLESQISTLYGGRLAEEIIYGVEHVSTGASNDIKVATSIARNMVTQWGFSEKLGPLLYAEEEGEVFLGRSVAKAKHMSDETARIIDQEVKSLVERNYVRARELLMANMDILHSMKDALMKYETIDAPQIDDLMGRKKDVRPPAGWEASRSDNDSGNGGTPKAPTPVDEPQTPNPGSNPGNTMSE is encoded by the coding sequence ATGGCGAAAAACCTAATTCTCTGGTTAGTCATCGCAGTTGTGCTGATGTCTGTTTTCCAGAGCTTTGGGCCCAGCGAGTCGAATGGCCGTAGGGTGGATTATTCAACCTTCTTGACTGAAGTGAATCAGGATCAGGTCCGTGAAGCACGTATTAATGGGCGTGAGATCAGTGTTATCAAAAAAGACAGCAACAGATACACGACCTACATTCCTGTCAATGACCCCAAGCTACTGGATAACCTGCTAACGAAGAATGTGAAAGTCGTTGGCGAGCCACCGGAAGAACAGAGCCTGTTGGCTTCTATTTTTATTTCCTGGTTCCCGATGCTGTTATTGATTGGCGTTTGGATCTTCTTCATGCGTCAAATGCAAGGCGGCGGCGGTAAAGGTGCCATGTCCTTCGGCAAGAGCAAAGCACGTATGTTGACTGAAGATCAGATCAAGACGACGTTTGCTGATGTAGCCGGTTGTGACGAAGCGAAGGAAGAAGTTAGCGAACTGGTCGACTACCTGCGTGAACCTAGCCGTTTCCAGAAACTGGGCGGTAAAATTCCGAAGGGCATTCTGATGGTCGGCCCACCGGGAACAGGTAAAACGTTGCTCGCGAAAGCGATTGCTGGTGAAGCGAAAGTGCCTTTCTTTACGATTTCCGGTTCTGACTTCGTTGAAATGTTTGTGGGTGTCGGTGCTTCCCGTGTTCGTGACATGTTCGAGCAGGCGAAAAAAGCCGCACCTTGTATCATCTTTATCGATGAAATTGATGCTGTTGGCCGTCAGCGCGGTGCAGGTTTAGGTGGTGGCCACGATGAGCGTGAACAAACGCTGAACCAAATGCTGGTTGAGATGGATGGTTTTGAAGGCAACGAAGGCATTATTGTCATCGCAGCGACAAACCGTCCTGATGTTCTGGACCCTGCTTTACTGCGTCCAGGCCGTTTTGACCGTCAGGTTGTGGTTGGCTTGCCAGATGTTCGCGGTCGTGAACAAATTCTGAAAGTGCATATGCGCCGTGTGCCACTGTCTCCTGATGTCGAGCCATCGGTGATTGCGCGTGGTACACCTGGTTTCTCCGGTGCGGATTTGGCTAACCTGGTTAACGAAGCTGCATTGTTCTCTGCTCGCGGTAATAAGCGTGTAGTTTCGATGGTCGAGTTCGAGAAAGCGAAAGACAAAATCATGATGGGTGCAGAGCGCCGTTCAATGGTTATGACTGAAAAGCAGAAAGAATCAACGGCGTATCATGAAGCCGGGCACGCCATCATCGGCCGGCTGGTGCCAGAGCACGATCCGGTACACAAGGTGACGATCATTCCACGTGGCCGTGCACTGGGTGTGACGTTCTTCCTGCCAGAAGGTGATGCGATCAGCGCCAGCCGTCAGAAGCTGGAAAGCCAGATTTCTACGCTGTACGGTGGTCGATTGGCCGAAGAAATTATTTACGGTGTGGAGCATGTTTCGACTGGTGCGTCCAATGACATCAAAGTTGCGACGTCGATTGCTCGTAACATGGTGACGCAGTGGGGGTTCTCTGAAAAACTCGGTCCATTGCTCTATGCAGAAGAAGAGGGTGAAGTTTTCCTCGGTCGTTCCGTGGCAAAAGCCAAGCATATGTCAGATGAGACGGCGCGTATCATCGATCAGGAAGTAAAATCTCTGGTTGAGCGTAACTATGTGCGTGCTCGTGAACTGTTGATGGCAAATATGGATATTCTTCATTCAATGAAAGATGCGTTGATGAAGTATGAAACCATTGATGCACCGCAGATCGACGACCTAATGGGACGTAAGAAAGACGTACGCCCGCCAGCAGGTTGGGAGGCATCTCGCTCCGATAACGATTCAGGCAATGGCGGTACACCTAAAGCCCCTACGCCAGTAGATGAGCCGCAAACGCCTAATCCAGGCAGCAACCCCGGTAACACAATGTCTGAGTAA
- the cgtA gene encoding Obg family GTPase CgtA codes for MKFVDEATILVVAGDGGNGCVSFRREKYIPNGGPDGGDGGDGGDVYLLADENLNTLIDYRFEKSFRAERGQNGQSRDCTGKRGKDITIKVPVGTRVLDQGTGEVLGDMTRHQQNLMVAKGGWHGLGNTRFKSSVNRAPRQKTNGTKGEERELTLELLLLADVGMLGLPNAGKSTFIRAVSAAKPKVADYPFTTLVPSLGVVRMDSEQSFVVADIPGLIEGASDGAGLGIRFLKHLERCRVLLHLVDLAPIDESDPIENAKIIINELEQYGAGLAEKPRWLVFNKVDLIDKAEAEKRAKEIATALGWDDKYYLISAANREGVNPLCWDVMNFLKANPKMTAMAESAPEKVEFMWDDYHREQLAEVEKEAEEEWDDDWDDEDDEGVEIIYQK; via the coding sequence ATGAAGTTTGTAGATGAAGCCACAATTCTCGTTGTGGCAGGCGATGGCGGTAACGGTTGTGTGAGCTTTCGCCGTGAAAAATATATTCCTAACGGTGGCCCGGATGGGGGTGACGGCGGTGATGGCGGTGATGTTTATCTGCTGGCAGACGAAAACCTGAACACGCTGATCGACTATCGTTTTGAAAAATCCTTCCGCGCAGAGCGGGGACAAAATGGACAAAGCCGCGACTGTACCGGTAAACGCGGTAAAGATATTACGATTAAAGTCCCTGTTGGTACCCGTGTTCTGGATCAGGGTACCGGCGAGGTGCTGGGTGATATGACGCGCCATCAGCAGAATCTGATGGTGGCGAAAGGCGGCTGGCACGGTCTAGGTAACACGCGTTTTAAATCGTCCGTCAACCGGGCTCCTCGTCAGAAGACCAATGGAACGAAAGGTGAAGAACGTGAGCTGACGCTGGAACTGCTGTTGTTGGCTGACGTGGGCATGCTTGGCTTACCGAATGCAGGTAAATCGACCTTTATCCGTGCCGTATCCGCGGCGAAGCCGAAAGTAGCCGATTATCCGTTTACCACGCTGGTGCCGAGCCTCGGTGTGGTCCGTATGGATAGCGAGCAGAGTTTTGTTGTGGCAGATATTCCTGGGTTGATCGAAGGGGCATCCGACGGCGCCGGGCTGGGGATTCGTTTCCTGAAGCACCTTGAACGTTGCCGCGTACTGCTACATTTGGTTGATCTGGCACCGATTGATGAGTCAGATCCGATTGAAAATGCCAAAATCATTATCAATGAATTAGAGCAGTATGGCGCAGGTTTGGCAGAAAAACCGCGTTGGTTGGTTTTCAACAAAGTTGATTTGATCGATAAGGCTGAAGCGGAAAAACGTGCCAAAGAGATTGCGACCGCGCTTGGCTGGGATGACAAATACTATCTGATTTCTGCGGCGAACCGTGAAGGTGTCAACCCACTTTGCTGGGATGTGATGAATTTCCTGAAAGCCAATCCGAAAATGACGGCAATGGCTGAAAGCGCGCCGGAAAAAGTGGAGTTCATGTGGGATGATTATCACCGTGAACAACTGGCAGAAGTAGAAAAAGAAGCCGAAGAAGAGTGGGATGATGATTGGGACGATGAAGATGATGAAGGTGTTGAGATCATCTATCAAAAATAA
- the rlmE gene encoding 23S rRNA (uridine(2552)-2'-O)-methyltransferase RlmE, whose amino-acid sequence MANKKRSASSSRWLQEHFSDKYVQQAQKKGLRSRAWFKLDEIQQGDKLFKPGMTVVDLGAAPGGWSQYVVTQIGGNGRIIACDILPMDPIVGVDFLQGDFRDELILKALLERVGDSKVQVVMSDMAPNMSGTPAVDIPKSMYLVELALGMCRDVLAPGGSFLVKVFQGEGFDEYLREIRSLFTKVKIRKPDASRARSREVYIVATGRKL is encoded by the coding sequence ATGGCGAATAAAAAGCGTTCTGCAAGTTCCAGTCGCTGGTTGCAGGAACACTTTAGCGATAAATATGTGCAGCAGGCTCAGAAAAAAGGGCTGCGCTCACGTGCTTGGTTTAAACTTGACGAAATACAGCAGGGCGACAAACTGTTTAAACCCGGCATGACGGTTGTAGATTTAGGCGCTGCACCTGGCGGCTGGTCACAATATGTGGTCACGCAAATTGGTGGGAATGGGCGAATCATCGCGTGTGATATTTTACCGATGGATCCGATTGTTGGCGTCGATTTCCTGCAAGGGGACTTTCGTGATGAACTGATCCTCAAAGCGTTGCTCGAAAGGGTTGGCGATAGCAAAGTTCAGGTGGTGATGTCTGACATGGCCCCTAACATGAGTGGTACACCAGCCGTTGATATTCCGAAGTCGATGTATCTGGTTGAATTAGCACTTGGTATGTGTCGAGATGTATTAGCCCCAGGCGGAAGTTTCCTGGTGAAAGTGTTTCAGGGAGAAGGCTTTGATGAATACCTGCGGGAAATTCGCTCCCTGTTTACGAAGGTGAAAATTCGTAAACCAGACGCCTCACGTGCCCGGTCTCGTGAAGTGTATATTGTAGCGACAGGGCGCAAACTGTAG
- the yhbY gene encoding ribosome assembly RNA-binding protein YhbY, whose translation MNLSNKQKQHLKGLAHPLKPVVMLGNNGLTEGVLAEIEQALSHHELIKIKVATEDRETKALIVEAIVRETGAANVQVIGHALVIYRPAKERKIVLPR comes from the coding sequence ATGAACCTAAGTAATAAACAAAAACAACACCTGAAAGGCTTGGCCCACCCGTTAAAACCGGTTGTCATGCTAGGCAATAACGGTCTCACCGAAGGTGTTCTGGCTGAGATCGAACAAGCATTATCGCATCACGAACTGATCAAGATAAAAGTAGCGACAGAAGATCGCGAAACCAAGGCCTTGATTGTTGAAGCGATTGTTCGCGAAACAGGCGCCGCTAACGTTCAAGTTATTGGCCATGCACTGGTGATCTATCGCCCAGCGAAAGAACGTAAAATTGTGTTACCACGATAA
- the greA gene encoding transcription elongation factor GreA: MKQFPMTLRGAEKLREELDHLKSVRRPEIIAAIAEAREHGDLKENAEYHAAREQQGFCEGRIQDIEAKLSNAQVIDVTKMAANNGRVIFGATVTVMNLDNDEEQTYRIVGDDEADFKQNLISVNSPIARGLIGKEQDDVVVIRTPGGDVEYEVLKVEYL; this comes from the coding sequence ATGAAACAATTTCCGATGACGTTGCGTGGTGCTGAGAAATTGCGCGAAGAGCTTGATCACCTGAAATCTGTGCGCCGACCTGAAATTATTGCGGCGATTGCTGAAGCGCGTGAGCACGGCGATCTGAAAGAAAATGCAGAATATCATGCTGCACGTGAGCAGCAGGGCTTTTGTGAAGGTCGTATCCAGGATATCGAGGCAAAACTGTCTAACGCACAGGTTATCGATGTCACGAAAATGGCCGCGAATAACGGACGTGTCATTTTTGGCGCGACCGTGACGGTGATGAATCTGGATAACGATGAAGAGCAAACTTACCGGATTGTTGGCGATGATGAAGCGGATTTTAAGCAGAATCTGATTTCTGTTAACTCCCCAATCGCGCGTGGCCTGATTGGCAAAGAGCAAGATGACGTTGTGGTCATTCGTACGCCGGGCGGCGACGTGGAATACGAAGTTCTGAAGGTCGAATATTTATAA
- the glmM gene encoding phosphoglucosamine mutase, translating to MSNRKYFGTDGIRGKVGDTPITPDFVLKLGWAAGKVLARHGSRKIIIGKDTRISGYMLESALEAGLAAAGLSASFTGPMPTPAVAYLTRTFRAEAGIVISASHNPYYDNGIKFFSIDGTKLPDEVEEAIEAELEKPLTCVESAELGKASRIVDAAGRYIEFCKGTFPSELSLNGLKIVVDCANGATYHIAPSVLRELGAKVIAIGCEPDGMNINEECGATDVRQLQARVLAEKADVGLAFDGDGDRLIMVDHLGNKVDGDQILYIIAREGLRQGQLRGGAVGTLMSNMGLEVALKQLGIPFARAKVGDRYVLEMMQAKGWRIGAENSGHVILLDKTTTGDGVIAGLQVLTAIVKNHMSLHDLCSGMKLFPQILVNVRFTGENDPLEDSNVQQITQDVEKELAGRGRVLLRKSGTEPLIRVMVEGEHEETVIVLANRIADAVKAVS from the coding sequence ATGAGTAACCGCAAATATTTTGGTACCGATGGTATACGTGGCAAGGTCGGCGATACGCCGATTACACCTGACTTCGTACTTAAATTGGGCTGGGCTGCTGGGAAAGTACTCGCGCGGCATGGTTCGCGTAAAATTATTATCGGTAAAGATACCCGTATCTCTGGCTATATGCTGGAATCGGCACTAGAGGCTGGGCTTGCCGCCGCAGGGTTATCGGCCTCTTTTACTGGCCCGATGCCTACGCCAGCAGTTGCTTATCTTACTCGGACATTCCGTGCTGAAGCCGGTATCGTTATTTCTGCTTCTCATAACCCCTATTACGATAACGGTATTAAATTTTTCTCCATTGATGGCACCAAACTGCCGGATGAAGTAGAAGAGGCGATAGAAGCTGAGCTGGAAAAGCCACTGACGTGTGTTGAGTCCGCGGAGTTAGGCAAAGCCAGCCGGATTGTTGACGCTGCTGGGCGTTATATCGAGTTTTGTAAGGGGACATTCCCGAGTGAACTGAGCCTCAATGGCTTGAAGATTGTCGTCGATTGCGCCAATGGTGCTACTTATCATATCGCCCCAAGCGTATTGCGTGAGCTTGGGGCTAAAGTCATCGCGATTGGCTGTGAGCCGGACGGTATGAATATCAATGAAGAGTGTGGCGCGACGGACGTTAGGCAGTTACAGGCGCGCGTGCTGGCTGAAAAAGCGGATGTTGGGTTGGCATTTGACGGCGATGGCGATCGGCTCATCATGGTCGACCATTTGGGCAACAAGGTCGATGGTGATCAGATTCTGTATATCATCGCCCGTGAGGGCTTGCGCCAAGGGCAACTCCGTGGTGGTGCGGTAGGAACCCTGATGAGCAATATGGGGCTTGAGGTTGCGTTAAAGCAACTGGGTATCCCGTTTGCTCGCGCCAAGGTGGGCGATCGCTATGTGTTAGAAATGATGCAGGCAAAAGGGTGGCGCATTGGTGCGGAAAATTCTGGTCATGTCATCCTGTTGGATAAAACCACAACGGGAGACGGTGTGATCGCTGGTTTGCAAGTACTTACTGCGATAGTGAAAAATCATATGAGCCTGCATGATCTATGCAGTGGCATGAAGCTGTTTCCACAGATCTTGGTTAATGTACGGTTTACTGGCGAAAATGATCCGCTGGAAGACAGCAATGTGCAGCAGATTACGCAGGATGTAGAAAAAGAATTGGCCGGACGCGGACGAGTATTGCTGCGTAAGTCTGGTACTGAGCCACTGATTCGCGTCATGGTTGAGGGTGAACACGAAGAGACGGTGATTGTGCTGGCTAATCGTATTGCTGATGCAGTGAAAGCTGTCAGTTGA
- the folP gene encoding dihydropteroate synthase, protein MQLVARDSTLDLSCPHIMGILNVTPDSFSDGGKHNKLDAALLHVQEMVTAGATLIDIGGESTRPGAAEVSTEEELGRVVPVVEAIAKRFDVWISVDTSKPEVMTASAQAGAHLINDIRALQEPGALEAAASTGLPVCLMHMQGMPRTMQHKPHYADLLQDIGNFFQQQIERCVSANIPKNKLLLDPGFGFGKNLAHNYTLLARLSELHRFELPLLVGMSRKSMIGQLLNVPPTQRVHGSVACAVIAAMQGAQIIRVHDVKETADAMRIVEATLSAKE, encoded by the coding sequence ATGCAACTGGTTGCCAGAGATTCAACGTTGGACCTTTCCTGCCCACACATCATGGGTATTCTTAACGTCACTCCAGACTCTTTTTCAGATGGCGGTAAACACAATAAGCTCGATGCGGCATTACTGCACGTTCAGGAGATGGTTACTGCTGGCGCGACCTTGATCGATATTGGCGGTGAATCAACGCGTCCTGGTGCGGCTGAGGTGAGCACGGAAGAAGAGTTGGGTCGTGTGGTGCCTGTGGTTGAAGCCATTGCTAAACGTTTTGACGTCTGGATTTCGGTCGATACCTCAAAGCCGGAAGTGATGACGGCGTCAGCGCAGGCAGGTGCACACCTGATTAATGATATTCGCGCTTTGCAAGAGCCTGGTGCTCTGGAGGCGGCAGCGTCAACGGGGTTGCCTGTGTGCCTGATGCATATGCAGGGTATGCCGAGAACCATGCAGCACAAACCGCATTATGCTGATCTGCTGCAGGATATCGGAAATTTCTTTCAACAGCAGATAGAACGTTGTGTGAGTGCCAACATTCCGAAAAATAAGCTATTACTGGATCCTGGGTTTGGATTCGGTAAGAATCTTGCTCATAATTACACGCTTCTGGCTCGTCTGAGCGAGTTGCATCGCTTTGAGCTGCCTCTGCTAGTTGGCATGTCGAGGAAATCCATGATTGGACAACTCCTTAATGTGCCGCCAACGCAGCGTGTTCATGGAAGCGTCGCCTGCGCAGTCATTGCGGCGATGCAAGGCGCGCAGATTATTCGCGTCCACGATGTTAAAGAAACGGCTGATGCTATGCGCATTGTTGAAGCCACCCTTTCTGCGAAGGAATAA
- the dacB gene encoding serine-type D-Ala-D-Ala carboxypeptidase, translating into MRFSSIVTGLACAFVLHANAASVEDHRQYLPDGANLALLVQKVGATTPSMAFNSQQMALPASTQKVITALAALLQLGPDYRFITSMESHGPVTRGILNGNLIVRFGGDPTLKRQQIRNMVQELRKRGIQEIAGDVLIDTSVFASHDKAPGWPWNDMTQCFSAPPGAAIVDRNCFSVSLYSAPKAGDNAFIRVASYYPVQMFSEVRTLAKGSPDAQYCELDVVPGELNRFTLTGCLTQRTDPLPLAFAIQDGASYAGAIVKDELQQADIRIKGTLRRQTQPSAAGSVLAQTQSAPLHDLLTIMLKKSDNMIADTVFRTIGHERFSVPGTWRAGADAVRQILRQKAGVDLGNSIVVDGSGLSRHNLVSPETMMQVLQYIAQHDNELNYITMLPLSGYDGTLRYRGGLHEAGVDGKVSAKTGALQGVYNLAGFITTASGQRMAFVQFLSGYAVPPEDQRARRVPLVRFESRLYKDIYQSN; encoded by the coding sequence ATGCGTTTTTCATCGATTGTTACCGGACTTGCCTGCGCTTTTGTTCTGCATGCCAATGCAGCTTCTGTTGAGGATCATCGTCAATATTTGCCAGACGGCGCCAATTTGGCGTTATTGGTACAGAAAGTTGGCGCAACAACACCCAGCATGGCCTTCAATAGCCAGCAAATGGCGCTTCCCGCCAGTACGCAAAAGGTGATAACCGCATTAGCTGCATTACTACAATTGGGTCCAGATTATCGATTCATCACCTCGATGGAAAGCCATGGCCCTGTCACCCGCGGAATTCTGAACGGTAACCTCATCGTACGGTTTGGCGGCGACCCTACCCTGAAACGCCAGCAAATACGGAATATGGTGCAGGAATTAAGGAAACGAGGAATACAGGAAATCGCAGGCGATGTGCTGATCGACACCTCCGTTTTTGCGAGTCACGATAAAGCACCAGGCTGGCCCTGGAACGACATGACACAGTGTTTCAGCGCCCCGCCGGGTGCTGCCATTGTCGATCGTAACTGTTTTTCCGTTTCGCTCTACAGCGCGCCTAAAGCGGGTGACAACGCATTCATCCGCGTTGCATCCTATTATCCTGTGCAAATGTTCAGCGAAGTACGCACGCTGGCTAAAGGCTCTCCCGATGCCCAATACTGCGAACTGGATGTGGTTCCCGGAGAATTAAATCGCTTTACACTCACAGGTTGTTTGACTCAGCGTACAGACCCCCTTCCGCTTGCATTCGCTATTCAGGATGGAGCCAGCTATGCCGGTGCAATCGTTAAAGATGAATTGCAGCAGGCTGATATCCGCATTAAAGGCACCCTACGCCGACAAACACAGCCAAGTGCTGCAGGAAGCGTGCTTGCCCAGACACAATCAGCGCCGCTGCATGACCTTCTTACTATCATGCTAAAAAAATCCGACAACATGATTGCTGATACGGTCTTTCGCACCATTGGGCATGAACGCTTTAGTGTACCGGGAACATGGCGCGCGGGTGCCGATGCTGTACGCCAGATTCTGCGTCAGAAAGCAGGTGTAGATTTAGGAAACAGCATTGTTGTTGACGGTTCGGGCCTGTCACGACACAACCTGGTTTCACCGGAAACGATGATGCAAGTATTACAGTACATCGCGCAGCACGATAATGAGCTGAATTACATCACAATGCTTCCGCTTTCCGGCTATGACGGTACGCTACGTTATCGCGGCGGCCTGCACGAAGCGGGCGTTGATGGTAAGGTTTCAGCTAAAACGGGGGCCTTACAGGGCGTATACAACCTGGCAGGTTTCATTACCACCGCGAGCGGCCAGCGCATGGCATTCGTTCAGTTCCTGTCAGGCTATGCCGTTCCGCCAGAAGACCAACGCGCACGTCGCGTCCCTCTGGTGAGATTTGAAAGCCGCCTCTACAAAGATATTTATCAGAGCAACTAA